Proteins from one Ketobacter alkanivorans genomic window:
- the flgL gene encoding flagellar hook-associated protein FlgL, which produces MPIRISTSQTFSQGTNSILNNQSKVSQTQLQLSKGTRILKPSDDPIGSAVALDLQKQIDNALQYISNGQTAETKLAIEESSLSNVTDILQRIRELTLQAANATQNQADRAAITVEIKQRLDELVGLGNSQLANGEYLFSGFKSNVRPFTADGTGNISYNGDQGVLNVNVNTSVRVESGNSGDEVFFDIKTGNGSFVAAGDPSNLGTGVISSAVLEDPTLYVGDVYTIDFSLNGSGALQYQITGANTGPVYAAPLPLYDEDTRVSFNGINYSISGLPSSGDSFTVEPSFRQSVFATVNQIITALEIPNSTSTLQATFQNALNVGLQNLDQAMTHIDEVRASVGSRLNVIESESEINESLKVEAQSALSVVKDLDYAEAITELNKRTLALQAAQQSFVKVQNLSLFEFI; this is translated from the coding sequence ATGCCTATAAGAATTTCAACATCGCAGACGTTTTCCCAGGGCACGAACTCGATTCTCAACAATCAGTCCAAGGTGAGTCAGACCCAGCTACAGCTATCCAAAGGTACTCGAATTCTCAAGCCTTCAGATGACCCTATTGGTTCTGCCGTCGCTCTGGATCTGCAAAAGCAGATCGATAATGCCCTTCAGTATATATCCAATGGGCAAACTGCTGAGACTAAGCTCGCGATTGAAGAGTCGAGTTTGTCCAACGTAACCGACATCCTTCAGCGAATTAGAGAGCTTACTCTGCAGGCTGCCAATGCTACTCAGAATCAGGCAGATAGGGCAGCTATTACCGTTGAGATTAAACAAAGATTAGACGAGCTGGTGGGCCTTGGTAATAGCCAATTAGCCAATGGTGAGTATCTGTTTTCAGGGTTCAAATCAAATGTGAGGCCTTTCACTGCTGATGGTACCGGTAATATCTCGTACAACGGTGATCAGGGTGTATTGAATGTCAATGTTAATACTTCGGTCCGTGTAGAAAGTGGCAATAGTGGCGATGAAGTGTTTTTTGATATCAAAACTGGCAATGGTTCGTTTGTAGCGGCTGGTGATCCATCAAACCTTGGTACAGGTGTTATCAGTTCGGCGGTTCTGGAAGATCCGACTCTCTACGTTGGTGATGTATATACGATAGATTTCTCTTTGAATGGAAGTGGTGCACTCCAGTATCAGATTACAGGTGCTAATACTGGGCCGGTCTACGCTGCGCCGCTACCGCTATACGATGAAGACACTAGGGTGTCTTTTAATGGCATTAACTATTCGATCTCAGGCCTGCCTTCATCAGGTGATAGCTTCACTGTTGAGCCTAGCTTCCGGCAATCTGTTTTTGCCACCGTAAATCAAATCATAACGGCTCTTGAGATCCCCAATAGTACCTCAACATTGCAGGCGACGTTTCAGAATGCCTTAAATGTTGGCCTGCAAAATCTTGATCAAGCGATGACGCATATCGATGAAGTAAGAGCCAGCGTCGGTAGTCGCCTGAATGTTATTGAGAGCGAAAGTGAAATTAATGAAAGCCTCAAAGTGGAGGCCCAATCAGCACTTTCAGTTGTTAAGGATTTGGATTATGCAGAAGCAATAACAGAGTTAAATAAGCGTACGTTGGCATTGCAGGCTGCGCAACAAAGTTTTGTTAAGGTTCAGAATCTATCCCTTTTTGAATTCATATAG